DNA sequence from the Manihot esculenta cultivar AM560-2 chromosome 11, M.esculenta_v8, whole genome shotgun sequence genome:
GGAAGGGAACCGCCGGAGAAAATAGGGTCGCGGGGAGTAAAATGCATGGGCTGGGGCTAATTACGCCTACGGTGTTCTCGCGGGTTGCTGAGTTAAACCCCTGCAAGGCCCAGTCAAACCCAAGTCCGCCTAAAGAGCCCAAGCCACCTGATCGAGCCCTAACAGTCCAGAAAAACCAACGTTTGACCTTGCCTCAATCGCAGGAAAAGGGATCGACGGGGGGATTTATGAAGAATCGAGGTACCAGGCAATATTCACATCAACAATTCGTCGAATTGAGAGCAAAGGGATTGTGCTATCATTGTCGTCAACCATATCATCCCATGCATGAGTGTCCAAACAAGACGCTGCGAGCTCTCATTGTAGGGGAAGACGAAGCTGAACCAGAAGGGGAGGTTGAAGAACAAATGGGAGATGCGATAGAAATAGAGGGGCATCTGGCCCAACTAGAGCTACCATTGTATTCTGTAGGAGGCATTTCTGGGGCTCGTACCATGAAGATTCACGGCAAGGTTAAAGGGCAGCCTCTAGTTATCATGATTGACCGTGGGGCAAGCCACAATTTTGTAGCTGATAGAGTGGCAACCCTATTACAACTACCTGTCACTCCAACCACTACTTTTGGAGTCCGATTGGGAGATGGCAGAAGAACAGAAACTTCAGGTTTGTGTTCGAAATTGCAGATTTCGATGGGTAGTTTTGAAATCCAGGAAGATTGCTTTGTGTTTCCGTTGGGTGGGGTTGATATGATATTGGGAGTTGCATGGTTGGAGAAGTTGGGGAATGTGGAAGTAAATTGGCGTCGAATGACTATGGAATTTTTGCACCAGGGTACCCGGGTAAAGCTTCAAGGAGATCCGTCTTTAACAAGGGCCATAATTTCAATATCAGCATTACAGAAGTTAACAGAAGTAGAGTTTTATGTGGTGATCTGGGCTTCTGAGAAAGGGGAGCTATTTCACGGGATAGAATCAGAACTAAGtacagagcaaaaggaacaattACAATCCCTAATTGAGCACTTTCAGAAGGTGTTCACCGAACCAACAGGGCTCCCTCCTAGAAGAGCTATTGACCACGCAATTCCACTCCACCCGGGTTCAGCCCCCATTAGTGTGAAACCGTACAGGTATAGTCACCGGCAAAAAGATGAAATCGAAAAGATGGTGGCAGAAATGTTGAGTGCTGGAATTATCAGGTTAAGCTGCAGTCCCTTTTCGAGTCCTGTCCTACTAGTGAAGAAGAAAGATGGCAGTTGGAGATTTTGCGTGGACTACAGAGCACTTAACAAAGCCACAGTGCCGGATAAATACCCGATTCCGGTGATTCAAGAGATGTTAGATGAATTACATGGAGCGAAGTATTTCTCAAAGATAGATCTGCGCTCGGGCTACCATCATATTAGAGTGAAGGAAAGTGATGTGCCAAAGACTGCTTTTCGAACTCACACAGGGCATTACGAATTCTTGGTAATGCCATTTGGTTTAACAAACGCCCCAGCCACATTTCAAGCCACCATGAATGAAGTATTCAGACCCTTGCTCCGTTGTTGTGTTCTGGTTTTTTTTGACGATATATTAATTTACAGCAGAAGTTGGGAAGAACATGTACAACACTTGAGAAAGGTTTTACAGATCCTATGGGAGAACCAGTTCGTGGCAAATAAGAAGAAGTCTTTCTTGGGAAGATTGCAAGTTGAATATCTGGGCCATATAATTTCCTCCAAGGGAGTAGCAATGGATCCAGTCAAGATCTCCAGTGTTTTGAATTAGCCGATACCAAGAAATATTGAAGGAGTGAGGGGGTTTCTAGGATTGACGGGATACTATAGACGATTTATTAAGAATTATGGAGAAATAGCAAGACCTTTGACTCAATTGCTTAAGAAGCACTCTGCGGAGAAATTCTCCTGGAATCAGCAAACTCATAGCGCTTTTGAACAGTTGAAAGCAGCCATAACCACTGCTCCAGTGTTATCAATGCCAAATTTTCAAAAAACATTTGTGTTGAAATGTGATGCATCCGGCAAGGGGCTCGGGGCTGTGTTGATGCAAGACCACAAGCCAATTGCATTCTACATCAAAGCCTTGTCGGAACAAAATTTGATTAAGTCAACTTATGAGAAAGAACTAATGGCTCTAGTATTGGCAATAAGACACTGGAGACCGTACTTGATTGGGAGAAAGTTACAGATCAACACAGCTTGAGGCACCTCTTGGATCAACCCATTACCACCCCAGCTCAACAGCAGTGGTTAGCCAAGTTATTGGGATATGAATTCATCATTGTTTATAAACCAAGAGCAATCAACAAGGCAGCAAATGCATTATCCCGTAGAGAAGAAGAAATGGAGTGTCAGATTCTTACAATGCCAGTCtggctggatttggatagattAAATTCAGAGGTGTGAAGGATAAAGAGTTGCAGAAAATATTGACGGACTTGGCGGAAGACCCAAACTCTCATCCTCACTACCAGCTGATTCAGAACAAGTTGTTCTTTCATGGAAAGTTGGTAATTCCTACTACATCGTCCCTTATTCCAATTCTGCTGAAGGAATTTCATTCTACTGTGGTTGGAGGACACTCTGGGGCTTATAGAACTTATAGGAGGCTGGCAGGGAATGTTTACTGGAAGGGTATGATGAAGACGGTGCAGAATTTTGTTAAAGGGTGCGAGGTGTGTCAACGAAATAAATATCAAGCTACTAATCCAGCCGGATTACTCCAACCGCTACCCATTCCTATGGCAATTTGGGAAGACATCTCCATGGATTTTATTACAGGTCTTCCAAGATCGCATGGTTTGGATGTATACTGGTTGTAATTGACAGACTCTCCAAATATTCGCATTTTATGGGGCTGAGACATCCCTTTTCAGCTGAAGTGGTTGCTGAGATGTTTACCAAGGAGGTTGTAAAGCTGCATGGTATACCCCAATCCATAGTAAGTGATCGTGATCCCATATTTTTGAGTAATTTTTGGCAGGAGCTGTTCAATATGCAGGGAACTCAATTGAAAATGAGCACATCTTACCATCCAGAAACGGATGGGCAGACAGAGGTCTTAAACCGATGCCTGGAGACCTATCTGCGTTGTTTTTTATTCAGAGCAACCACGCCAGTGGAGCAAGTACCTACATTGGGCTGAATACTGGTTCAATACCAACTTCCATGCTTCTACGGGTTCAACCCCTTTCGAGGTGGTGTATGGGAGACCCCCACCTTCTATTGTTAAATTTCTACCAGGTGAAATAACAACAAAGTTCACAATCTAAAAAGGGCTCAACAAAAGATGGTTAAGGCCGCTAACAATCGTAGGAGAGATGTGAACTTTGAAGTTGGAGAATGGGTTTATTTGAAATACAGACCCCACAGGCAGGTTTCTACGCAATCCAAAGTGGTTCCTAAACTCGCAGCACGTTACTATGGGCCATTCAAGATAATTGCAAAAATCGGAAAGGTAGCTTATAAACTACAACTACCAGAAGGAGCTAGAGTGCATCCTGTTTTTCATGTCTCTCTACTCAAGAAAGCAATAGGAGACAGCTTGGCATCCGTCCAGATTCCACAAGATTTCAAATATGAAGATCTACCTTTCGAGCCTGTCGCAATACTCCAATGTCGGGAATTGAAGGAAGGGGCTGGGACAAAACAGCAAGTCCTTGTGCAATGGAAGGGATTTTCTGAAGAAGAAGCTACTTGGGTTGAACTTGAAGAATTCCAGAATCAATTTCCAAATTATGACCTTGAGGACAAGGCCAAAGTCAACGAAGGAAGTATTGATAGAGATTGTCTGCAATTGGGTTGTCCTGTGGCCATAGATGGACCGAGACAGATGAAGGTCTATTCTAGAAGAAAATTTAAAGGGATCGTAAGCACCGCAGAGATATTCCAGTAGTACAGGAGGTCGTTACAGTAGCGGAAATAAAGGGAAAGGACAGGACAGATGGCAGGGAGAGAAAATGAGCAATCATTAGTGTAATGAGTATATATCATAGAAGAGGAGAGAGAATAGGTGTGCTGTATTTTTTTGTTTACTTCAGCATATGCTGGGCAGGGAATTTCAGGGAGGGAATTCTTTGAGTGATCTGTTATACCTATTTCTGCAAGTTAGTCCCTTAAAGGCTCTATCAGTTGTCCACAACTAATGCTATAAACAAACCAATGTCATAATTTAACATCCATAAGTACTGAGTTATTGTAATAAGCCCAAAGAATCACTGCACCAAGATCAGGACTGTAAATGGACCAAGCTGCTGTGAGATATTCAAGGCTTAGGTATATAAAAGTTCAACTAGGCTGGACTCGTCTTTAAATGAGCCAAGTTTGAGGCTAAGTTTTACGCTAATTAATGAACCAAAATATATTCGGTTCATTAAAGCTCAAACGCTCGTTTATTTATAGATTTGTGAATATGCTCGttcaactaaaattatttagttttgaaCTTGTTACTTTGAACTAAGAAATCATTAGAATTATAAATGAGACGAGCTGCTTGGAAGCCAATTGAGACTTAGCTCAATAAAAAGCTTGCCTCATTTGCCAAAAAAACCCTTGAGCTTCTTGGTATTCAGCTTAAGTTTGAAGTGGATTAAAGATTGAGAGCGAAAAACTTTGATAAACCAAACTTGAGATCTTCAACACTCAGCTCAGCTCAATTAAGGTTCTTTTTTACACCCCTAACCAAAATGTACACATCTGCAATGATCAACTAGGCAGTAGGGAGTAAAATACCATAAATTGGAGTATTTTCAGTTATACAGGATTTAATAACAACATAAGCTCTAGAATAATGGGGAGGTGGCATTTCATGTACTTTCTTTTacttccataaaaaaaaaaaaagcaagcaAGCAAGAAAAACTAAAAACACCCCTGCTATAGTCCCCCCCCcccgaaaaataaaaaataaaaaaggctgCTAGTCCAAGTCCTctagcttttttctttttcttttttcaagaaACATAGCAAAAAACAAGAATACTAGTAACTCCTATATTTTAGAATGCAAAATTCAATCACATTAGAACAAATGAATTGGTCTACAGAACCCAGGTGGATGCAAATCTAGTAACTCTAATAAGGGTGTTAGGATTGGAGCCTTGTGCACTTTCTCCGACAAATGCCTTAACAACAATGGACTTGCTTAACATGTTAgaaaatctatatatataattatttaatcactGAATTTAGATCTATTGTAAAACAATTttggagattttttttaaaataaagctaAAAGATTTAAGGTGTGTGTTATGGAGAGTTGTCCGATTCAATTTAGGATTTGTTTCTAAATAAGCAGAATAATCTATGTTTATATATTCCATTTAGTTGGAGAATCCCTTAATTTACGGTCTCATGTCATATACGCCTTGAGATTCCATTATAAATAGCGAACTTATGTATTATGAGatacaaaatataattaaataaaaatgtaGCTGTTTGGGCTTTTTTGTCTGTTAACATAGGCTCTCATAACTGAACCAcataaatctcttttattattttcttttctcttctagTATTCTACTTTAACATGGTATTAGAGCAGTCAATTCATTAAGGTTTGAGTACTATTCACAGGTGCTATTTATTGTTACAGTTTTTCGGTATGATTCTCGAGTATTGTTCAAAGGAAAATATTCTAGGTCCCCACGAGCTATTTGGGTAAAGATCCACCTATATCTTTTTTCCCTCATCGGCATCGCTTTTGGAAGGGACGTGCAACCCCATGAGTTGTTTTACCTTGGTGTTCCCTCATTGACTTCACCTTTGGAAAGGGattgaattgtttgtgttgtgcctTTGTGCAACGTTTCTAAATACTATACTATTACTTTGAGGCTATTGTGCATTCTAATGGATGCTTTGTAACTTCGTGTGTTGTAGGCTTGTAGCCCTATATTTCAGTGCATCTAATTGCTTCTGTCTTAAGGATTGCTACACCTATTCTCATGGAAGTTTTATAACAAGTTGGACATCAAGTTCTTGTGTTGGGTTATCAAGAAGTTTTTGGCTTCTACATGGAATCTCATCAAGGAGAAGTATTGGAATTGATGAAAGCTATATGCTCCAGCTTAAGGGAGTGTTATGGAGTTATTCCTATTTATGGCAGGATTTGTATCCTAATAATTTATGTTGATATTTTTCTATATAGTTGGAGAATCACTTAATTTATGGTACAACATAATATTTGTCTTGGGTctctattataaatagaaaaGCTTATGTATTATGAGATATGGAGtacaattaaataaaatgaacccTTTGAGGATCTATATATATCTGTGGACATAGGCAACTATGATCATAGCTGAACCACGTTAAATGttctctcttattttcttttttctcctctacaattctaactttaatgGTGTCCATAAATATTCCAATTATTAATGCTAGCACATTAAAAACATCCACCTATATGCATAATCCATGATAATGACAAATTCCCAAATccttctatttttctttattagtaTTGATGATACACCTAAATTCATCAAAATATCAAAGTGGGATTGCATTTAAAGAACTAAAATtggaagggggggggggggaccAAATATACGTGAATAAAGAAAACAAAACCTTAAATTCAGTTCAGTGGTTCTATGGTTCAatacaaatataaaattaaaattgcgaACATTTCTTTGTTCAATAACAGAAGatgcaaaaaaagaaaaaatctctGCCACAAAATTAGAAGTCATAAAAATGATGACACCATAAAAACAAAGGCTAACTCAATCCTGTACCAGAATCCTCTTAACTAAGCTATTTGAGTTCATTTGTCAACACTCgacagaaaaaaaataataagaagatgaagaagaggaaaaaggaTATGGTGGTCCAGCAAAAGACAAAATCAGATATGCCATGTTCAACTACCTGGGCTGGATAAGATGAAAACTTCAATATTCCATCTCATTTCAGAGTCAACTAAACATTTCTAACCACAATAAACCCTAGAGCCCACCACACTAATCTGAAAAACAACTGAACATTTCACTGTTTCTTAGCAATATTTAATATGCTACGCATTGAGTTTATATTAAAGGGAGTTCCATTGCAAAGAACCTGAGCAGCCAGCTGCTTCCTTTTCCAGATTAACATATAGTCTAGCCTAAATTACTACCCTCTCAGCATTGTTACTTAGTTTCACTCTTCATTTTATCCTGCAATACACACTACAGAGAGAAGCAATGATTAAAGGAAAAACCTCTAATTATTTGCTCTCACACCCATTCCTAGTCCCATATCTGAGATGAATCAACAGAAAACAGATTATGGGCAAAGCACTGAAGTTCTTGAAAGTCTAGTAACAGAGATTTATGCAACCAATTAATAATTTCCTTTAAATAGATTGGCAAAAGAGTAGTCAAGGCCTCCACGCCAAAGGAGAGAGTTAAGCAACAAGTTAAGCTACATATCAGCTAAGGCAGTAAACTTTTGATTTCGAATGCGTCAGTTAGATGAATGGCAAAATATAAATAGCTCGTGTGTGTTTACCCTACCTCATTGGCAATGCCATACTTCGCACAGTCAATGGCAAGCCGAGTTGCACGCCCAATACTTTCTTTTGTCCTTGATAAAGTCTCTATCATCCCCTCAAAAGCATCACGAGCTACAGCAGCCTCAGTTCCACCACTTAGAGAGCCTCCAACACCCCTGTGTCCAGAACTAACTCTTTGCTCATCAATTTCTTCAGCTTCCACTTGGTTGTGTGATGCTGATTGATGACCATGAGTAGAAGGAGAAACTACATTTGTGCGTTGTTGAAAGCCCTGTAGATCAATATGTAATGCAGTGCTGGTGCCAGATAAAAAAGGTTGGACTGATGAGGGAGTGGGACTTATTCCCTGTGGATCACTGATGGATATAAAAGAATTATGGTTTCCAAGAGAGAAATGTTGTGAGTGAGCTTCTCTCCTCTTGGCTTGAGCAGCTGCAATAAGGTGTTTCATGGACATAACAGAATCTGGAGTCTTAGAATCAACCAATGCAATGTCTCTACCTTCTGTACCGCCTTCCTGTCTGCAATAATGCAAGAGCATACCATATAGTCATTTGTCAAATCGAATAACATGCATATGATAGAATCAAGAAAATACAATACAATATAATTCAAGCATTTCACCAGGCAAAGGATTATACTCTGTTGATGGTTCTGTTAAAACAGCAGGCTCGCTCATTCGTGCTTTTGGAGTATTTTTAGGTCTTTCTCCAGATATACTTGGTCTATTTCTTTGACTCATCACATTATTTTGAGAAGAGTGCAAACTATCAGGAACCAAACCCAAAACTTTTGTTGACCCAGACTGGGCTTTTTTCAGAGAACTGCCATTGGAGGCTTTAGATAAAGGTTTTGAAGCTTTATGTTGTTCCACAGCTGGTCTGGTGACAGGAAGCGAATGAGGAGACCTCTTGGGGGAACTCAACATTAATTTGGAGTCACAAGTATCAGGCCTCTTCACACTTTTCAGACGGCTAGGTGAAAGAGATTCATCACGCAATTGTGAAGATAATTCCCTTGAACTGCTTTTCTCAAATCTGACAGAGCCTTCAACGCTTGCCTGAACATTAACAGAGCTTCCCTGCTGATTATTAATGGAACCCACAAAACATGGGTCAGTTCTTGTAGAAGTGTCCAAAACAGATGGAAGTGCTCTATCACTTTTGGTGGATCCTCCATGAATTGGAGTTTTGGGCTCTTccccttcatcatcatcatcatcatagagACAAACAGCTCTCCTTCTTTTGGGCACTTGATTAACCGGAACTCTAGCATTATTAGAAGTTGAGTCAATCTTCAGCTCCACAGAACCTTTTTCAGTCTTATCATTGGAATTAAGTGAAGCAGAGTCAGACATTGCCTCCATGGCCCGCCTACGACGTTTTGATACAGGCAGCACAGCTTCATCACTAGAAACATCAGATTTAACTTTTCCTGCTTGAGCAGAAACATCAGATTTAGCTTTACTCATTTGGGCAGATGCATCAGATTTAACTTTGCCAGCTAATGTAGCAACATCAGATTTAGCTTTACACATTTGTATGGAGACATCGGGTTTAACTTTGCCTGTTCTGGAAGAAACATCAGATTTATTTTTTGCCACTTGAGCAGAACCACCAAATTTCCCTTTTCCTGTTTGGGCTCCTAATGCCAAAAGGATTTCTCTTTTTTCCTGTGATTTGGACTGGTTGACTGCATTGGAACTTGGAGAATCACTCCTAACACTTTCTGTGATAGATTCCTTAGCAGCTGCATCCCCCACACCTAAATGCTTAGGCCTTTTCACAGGATGTAAAGCTTCACTTGCTTTTCCAAGTGCAGATTGGGCCCTCTTTTTCTTATCAGAGATCTCATCAATGGAATTCAATATATTTTCCTGCATACAATCAGGCACCATAGAACTTTTTTTGCCTTTTTCATGTTCATTTGCTTTTTTTTGTCTGATTTCAAAATCTGATTTAACATCTTCAGAAACTGGTTTAATAGCATCAGGAGAAAACCCGCTAATGGTGCCACCAGAagcatttttttctttcatcccATCTTTCTCTTCTTTGCCATTATCAGGGAGGAAAGTGACACAGCTCCCAGGACTAttgtttttatgccccttaatAGCAACTTCAGGTTTCCTCTTTGTTTCCATAGCCATACTCTTGGACTTATGACCATTTGCCCAAGCCCTCTCAGCAATTCCAGGGCTCTTTGCACAAGTAACATCTTCATGTACATCACCAGACTCTCCATCCTTTGCATGTGAAGGATCATCCAAACAAGATGTAGACAATACTACCTGCATCTGCTCACCATTGGATATTTTAACTTTCTCCTCCAATGAGATAAATGAATTATCATTTACATCAGCTGAGACAGAAGGCCTTAAATCATATTCAGTCTGGCTTAGTCTATGTGAACAATGCTTCAATTTGGAACCAAAATCACCTTCCTCATCCCCTGTTTCTCTTTTGGTTCCACTTGTCCCCAAGTCATTATTTGATTCAAGAACCATCTCATCTTCTATTCCATCAACAGATGCAGCATCACAGCCACGTGCTGCTCTATCAGTACCGCGAATACCACTTGACTTTTCCTTCTGTAATTCTTGAAATGCTGCAGAAATTTCCTTCACAGCTTGGGCAAAATACTTAGTTTTACCTTGACATCGAGCTGACAATTTATTCATCAATTCACTTGTAAATACCTGAATATCAGTAGGTGCAACAAACGCTCTGCAGGAAGATTAAAAAAGGGAATGAATTAAGAAGGTCCAACACAAGTGTTCAATAAACCTAATCAATGAGGAGTGAAGTATCTTGCCCTTGAGCAAGTGCTATATGGAGGCAAATCAAACTACTGCATTTTTCATCGTCCTGGCTAGTAAATGGCTTGACTAgtacaaaaataaattacaataacATATTAATCTAGATACAATATACttaatatatcttttttttgtttgtttgttgatCACTGTTTGATTCCTTATTtgacaaaatattttaaaaaattacaatttatagAGGTAACGTTGTCCAGAGTTTTTCTAAAAAGAACCATGTAGTTGGGAGGTAACAATGACAGTGGGAAAAGCTTTCACAGAAGGTAGGGTCTGGTTGCTTGCCTTGGCTTGATCTGATCTATAAAGAAATTGTTCTATTCCAACAATAGATAACTAAGTTCCCTAGTTAAAGCAAAATACAACatgcaaaaaaattaaaataaaataaaatcaattatagAAAACAAATTTTATCTAAGTTCTTAATAATTAATAGCAGAAAAACATTCATCTAACTGTAAACCAAATATATTTGTGGGCTTCATAGACTTCGCTTCAAATGGTAATGTCCCCACAAATGCCCACACAGAGAAGAGGGAAAAAGGGAACAAATAAATAGAGCAATCTTGGGTCAAAACAAACAGAAATAGAGCAATCTATGTGTGCCATCATAAAGAGGAAGAGTCAAAGAGGTTGAAGCAATCAGAAATAACGTGTCCTGCGTGCAAATACAATCTAgttaaacttttaaataaaatattggcAACAACCAACTACATATAGTAACCCAATTTTATGCTTATAACATCAATGTAACCATATAaaatgaaaacaagaaaagcaaTAAACATAAGTGAACCAATGAAAATTCGGTAAGGTTAGTTTTATTCCAAGCATTCACTATGTTCTAACAAATTActcaattcaaattttttacaaGCGCACACTCTTcttaattttaagtatatatAGGTATATAAAAACTTACATTTCTTCAGTTCCAAAAAACTGGACAAAATATTTCTTAGGATCGGGGGCTCGGTCCCAATCTTCTGGGCGGCTTatctgaaaataaaaaataaataaacaacatAAGACTCAAACACTTGCCAAGTTGACATACAACTTCAAAAGTTCTTGAACATAGGCCAAATTGTCAACTAAAGAGAGTTCTTAATTGAAATTTTCAAGTATGGTAACGCTAACTAATTATTTACTTTAGACCAACATATAACCGAGAAAGCTAGTAgccagaagaagaaaaagtaaaaGGGAAGGAGagaggaaaaaaattataaaaaaaagaaagaaatagacAGAAAACCAGAGAAAGAGAGATAGAGAAAGATCAATTTCTAATTTATCCATTATAGTCACCACATACAAACTCACAGTGAAATCATAAAAAGGATGTTATTTGCCCAAATCTTCAACAAAAAATGCACTAAACAgtgtatttttaataaaaacaagAACCagaatcatttaaaatttaccATCAAATCAAAGTATGCAAGGAAACAAATTTCAAAAGCACATTGTAACAACTTCATATCAATGAGAAATCACTTGACATTCCCAAAAGCTAATCAATTACCAAGAAATAAAAAAGCTCAGGAAATCCTAACaggaaaattaaatcaaatgaaaCCAAAAACGTAAAAAGGAAGAACGGCCAATTAAATAACTTCAGTTACAGGAATATGACAGCTATAACCCAGTTCCCAAAAGatgacaaaaaataaataaataaaacccaaaaataaattgcagaaaCATGAATGATCCCAGAAATAGCAACAGCAACTACCAATGTATTAGAGTACTCGACAGAGTGCATCTTGAAAACGATAATTCTCACACAACGAACAATTCtatatgcaaaaaaaaaatgcatagaACTAACATTTAAACCAAAATGAATCAAAATCCTTCGGACAAGTTCACAGCGCACTACAAAAGTCGGTAATAGACAAATTAGCAAACGAACTATTGAACAGCAGtctcatatttaatttataatttgataAGCAAACAGATAATCAAAAAGCTGTTATCTAGATGAAGCAATTGATCGAGATTGAAACGGgacaaggaaaagaaaaaaaataccttGGCAGGCCAAGCAGGGAACCCCTTGACTTTAGCAAGAACGAGATCCCCCAAACTCAATTGATTCTTAGCCTTAGCCTTGTTCGCTCCTTTTTTACGCCCCGGTGCCATATGCGTTACTGTTGTCCTTACTCTTGTCGATTACAAAAGCACGGAAAAAAGGACAGCGGTGGTAGAAATAAAGAGACCTTAATCAAGAGAAGAAAAAGCACCAATCAAATTGTAGAATCGAATCAAATGGAAAAACCCTAGAGAAACAACTCGAATGATTCTCGCCGGAGAATTCGCCGGCGGTGAATAGCCGGTTAGGGTTCCGGCGACGGAAAGGCTAGGGCATCGAAGGAGGAGAAACAGAGCGAGGTATGCATAGAGAATTGTGGATAAGAGGCTGTAGAGCGATCGCTGGCTTCGGGTAGATATCAAGGCGGTCGAGCGAGGCAAGGGAAGGAATAGATTTTGGAAGAGATGGGGCTTGGAGGCCTTGGACGTAGGGAAGCATTGGATTGGGGCTGTTTGGTAATTTTACTGAGATCTTCTAAGCGGACTCGTAATGGGTTTGTCGGCTTTGCGAAGCTTCTGCGCGGTTAAATTAGCGGTAATTGTAAATAACAAGGTTATATTCATTTtaccattttaaaattttttgaaaaaaaaaatgaagcatCATATGATTAATGAAGCCTTGCGCTgtgtttggaaaaaaaaaattagggaAGAACGAAAATAAGTAGTGAAAAATAAAGAGTAGTACgttctcttttattattttttttatttttatttagacataagaaaaataaatgagaaaagaatgaaaataaagCTATTTACCTTATTTGaagatagaaaaataaaaggaaaaatttataattaatttaaattttatcatatattaaaaaaaaaaacaaatgatcttaaatggtaattttataattttgatatacaaAGTATACTTTCCCCTCCTAACTTTGATATTTTCTCTCCAATTTGGAGAGAAAATAACAAGGGAAAACTAAAACTTATTTTCCttcccttttttattttttcttttttaaataagagaaaatattaatcattttttatttttttcaacttatttttcttttcctttattttcCACCAATCCAAATAAAATGTTAGAGAAAAGTAACTCTTAGAGTTGAAGAGGAccattaaaaatcaattatataaaaacaaacaataaaaacTCGGTTTTGCGATACAGACAACTGCACATTATCCTAGCTAGGGATCCAATAAAACTAAACAACAATAAAAGATCTCCATGAGTAATCAATCTGATCACCAAGAGCATGAATCTCTCGAGAGCAACATATAGCTTAGATGTTCATCTTTATA
Encoded proteins:
- the LOC110626657 gene encoding ENHANCER OF AG-4 protein 2, producing MAPGRKKGANKAKAKNQLSLGDLVLAKVKGFPAWPAKISRPEDWDRAPDPKKYFVQFFGTEEIAFVAPTDIQVFTSELMNKLSARCQGKTKYFAQAVKEISAAFQELQKEKSSGIRGTDRAARGCDAASVDGIEDEMVLESNNDLGTSGTKRETGDEEGDFGSKLKHCSHRLSQTEYDLRPSVSADVNDNSFISLEEKVKISNGEQMQVVLSTSCLDDPSHAKDGESGDVHEDVTCAKSPGIAERAWANGHKSKSMAMETKRKPEVAIKGHKNNSPGSCVTFLPDNGKEEKDGMKEKNASGGTISGFSPDAIKPVSEDVKSDFEIRQKKANEHEKGKKSSMVPDCMQENILNSIDEISDKKKRAQSALGKASEALHPVKRPKHLGVGDAAAKESITESVRSDSPSSNAVNQSKSQEKREILLALGAQTGKGKFGGSAQVAKNKSDVSSRTGKVKPDVSIQMCKAKSDVATLAGKVKSDASAQMSKAKSDVSAQAGKVKSDVSSDEAVLPVSKRRRRAMEAMSDSASLNSNDKTEKGSVELKIDSTSNNARVPVNQVPKRRRAVCLYDDDDDEGEEPKTPIHGGSTKSDRALPSVLDTSTRTDPCFVGSINNQQGSSVNVQASVEGSVRFEKSSSRELSSQLRDESLSPSRLKSVKRPDTCDSKLMLSSPKRSPHSLPVTRPAVEQHKASKPLSKASNGSSLKKAQSGSTKVLGLVPDSLHSSQNNVMSQRNRPSISGERPKNTPKARMSEPAVLTEPSTEQEGGTEGRDIALVDSKTPDSVMSMKHLIAAAQAKRREAHSQHFSLGNHNSFISISDPQGISPTPSSVQPFLSGTSTALHIDLQGFQQRTNVVSPSTHGHQSASHNQVEAEEIDEQRVSSGHRGVGGSLSGGTEAAVARDAFEGMIETLSRTKESIGRATRLAIDCAKYGIANEVVELLIRKLETEPSSHRKVDLFFLVDSITQCSHNQKGIAGASYIPTVQAALPRLLGGAAPPGTGSRENRRQCLKVLRLWLERKILPDSVLRRCMDDIGGSHDDSSAGLSLRRPSRAERAVDDPIREMEGMLVDEYGSNATFQLPGFLCSNVFEDEDEEDGLPGSSLKEDGDVPSLEETPRTLVESETCTVTPNDRRHCILEDVDGELEMEDVSGHQKDEKQLFTSSFEVDAPQHCSDAFLEPAVTESIELPPLPEGSPPLPPDSPPPPPPLPPSPPPLPPPPPPTSPSPPPPPPSQPPPPPVPPLGPPQSLAPQQLALTQPTLVSQPILPSVSSFQSSPQLAYPQTVTHEYCSTSSGNQLAQMSGNIHGNHMDAGVKNELFTQQSPRFTPTAVCSSREPSGYNPSRQLDYGHNDLYSNNQPSQQNPHFQTGNVPFSQRPLHPALPQTASGQFSFAKPAIQQHPQPAMQQHPQPMQQHPQHPFPHPYAIHSHPDERRRVVGDELWRMPSSEFNIDNQHGTWMSGRNPSHSAPSFGQEGYFRPPLERPPTNNMGFQPNNLPAGAPIPGHGVSHMVPCRPDMSALNCWRPA